In Mustela lutreola isolate mMusLut2 chromosome 4, mMusLut2.pri, whole genome shotgun sequence, the genomic stretch GTGCTGGGTGTGGAGGTACTTTGGGCCAGAAGGAGGCCTGAGTGAAAGGAGACTCACATCGAGCCCTCGCTTTGTGTCAGGCATTCCGAACAGAGTGGCTCATGGGATCCTAACGATGCTGGGAGAGTGGTGAGCCCCTGTTCTGCAGGTGAGCAAACAGGTTCAGAGGGCGACGCCCCCGGTCACAGAGCTGGAACTGGAGCTGGAGCTTGCGGTCTGTCAAATTCTAGGACCGTGCTTACTCTACCCTAGAACTAAGAATTCTTCTCTCAAAGCCTAGAAGCAGGTGCGGGGCGGCTGGCCTGGCTAGAAAGAGCAGCCCCTCCCTGTGGAAGGGCCCTTGGCTCAGTTCAGGCATCAAGGGGGAAATCTGCCATCAGAGGCCACTGGGGCCCAGAATCTGGTCCTAGCTCCCTACCAGTTGGCTTCCTGTCCCTTCCCTATTCTGAGCCTCAAGGAGAATGCCCCCAAGCTTCCTTCCTGCAATCAACAGCCAGAGTCCAAAATACCCATTTCTCAAACCCCGCTGCACCCAGGGCCGCGCCTAGGGCTTCCGCCAGTGGCCGTAATGAGAGGTTCCAGAAGAGCAGCCAGCTCAGTGCGGACACATTCATTTGGAAAATCACCACCCAGCTCGGAAACAAGTTTCTCAAGTGGCGGCGAGCGGCTCCTCCCCACCTTGGTCCAGGTGCCACAGGGCAGAGCAGCTCAGAAACCCAGAAGAGCCAGAAGCCACAGCAGGAAATCCAGCCCCCGCCACCCTTTGTGTGGTGCCCTGGAAGCACGGTTTCTGGCTTTCCAAAGTGACCTGGTGAGCTTGCAAAGGACAGCTTCACCTCCAGGAAAATGCATTTCAATTACTGAACACAAAAGCTTCCGAACATCAAGGCTATGTTTTAAAAGGCCCTTTGACTTTTATATGTGATGGCTCACAATGACTAGAGCTGTCATAACACTATAAATCCACGTCATCGGTAGAGGCTTTAGCTCCTATGGACCTCTGAATCCTGTAACAAGCTCCTTTTGAGCCCAGCAAGGTTATACAAGACGGACGTGTAGCTGCAGACAGGCCAAACCGCCGGAAATGACCCTTCCCCAGTGGCAGCCCCCCTCTTTCTGCGGGGGCTCTCACTATTTCATTTAGGGACCATGGCTGTGTCTTCCCTTTGCTTAATTGCCAGGATgcttataaatacatacatttgaaATTAGAAAGGTACCATTTTTATTATACACCGACCATATGCCAGGCACCATAGCGGATGCTTTGGAAACATTCCAAGCGTACCCTAATTCCAACCCTAATACagagtgtttttggttttttggggggttttcccattttacagttatGAAGCCGTTCATCCAAGGCTGCTGAGCCAGTAAGATACTGGTGGGGTATGAACGGGTCTGTCTTACTCTACTGTCTCCTGGTTGGGGAGAATTTTGCTCCAAgtcatgggggtgcctgagcTCTGCTGGGCTCTGCCACAGCCCAACACTTctcaaaaagaagtttaaaataatCTAAACTAAGTAATACAAATGCAAACCCAGAAGGATCTTGGTGGAGAGGGGGATCTGTTGTCCTGGTTTTATCTACTAAGAGACCTATGCTTGaatccttccccccaacccctttccTTAATTTACTCAGCTGTGACCATCCTCGAAACCTTATTCTTAAACTCGAAAACACGGTGTCACAGCTGGTAATTTtagaaggaggagaggagagagggaagaagtggAGAGCGAGCGTGGGAGGAAGGTTAAGGATGACTCTAGCGCGGCTCTCAGGCCCGGCGGGGACTTCCTCGGCACAACACCCCGcacctccctctgttctctccctctcctgacctCCTCCAACTTTTCAAGCCAGCTGTCCTTCATGGTTTAGCTTAGGTCTGCACTAGGACCCCAAGTATCTGGAAATAATTTAGTCCTCTCAAAATGCACTACGCATTGGAAAGGATAGCTTTCCAACCATCTccccaaatggaaaagaaaaagaccactGTAAACAAATATTCAGCAAAAGCAAGCTTGCGGATATCCAAGACAGGTCCGGCACTACAGCCCTCACCATCCATGGTGTGGCATCAGAATATTCAAGTCTAGATTTTCCATTCACAAGGAAGAGAGTCATATATGTACAAAGTTGAAATCTACTCAAGTACTTTCTGTAGaacaatctaaaaataaattgagGCCGCCTGCAGGCCCCCGGCTCTTCCAGAGGCAGAGACCACACAGTGGTAGAAATCAACACCTGCTTCCCAGAACTGGGCGCGCATATACCCGTCAGGTGTGGGGGACGACAAAGCCACAGGATACCCAGAGCGTATCCACCAGAAGTGCCAAGTGGGCTTCAAAATTGGGGAAATAAAGCAGTAAACGTACTTGTGCTCCTAAACATCTTACATGTATATGAGATTGGGTTCTCATACTATCCTGTCACCGAGGTAGAAAAGAGACATTTCTAAGATACTGAACCTGATCCATGGTATCAGCTCTATTCAGGTCAACAGAATCTTCAAAattcaataaattcaacaaatgcACGTCACCTGATAACCAAGAAGAGACTAGaaactttggttttggtttgttttgctctTCCTGGGGCAACTCCATACAATATAGTATGGTACGCAACGAAAGATATTCATAAGGTTTTATAATAAAACACCATCTCACAAACTTCCAATTGAAGCAAATCACTGTGAGCTACCCAGGAGGGGTAAGAAAGAATTCACTCCCCTCAGTCATTAAGATATTTTCCCAGACGAAGAATTCAGCACGAGGAAAGGAAGCAGCCGGGTTGGAACCTTGCCTCGAGGAGAACAGTCTCCACAGGAGGGGACATGGCGGCCATTCAGGTCACAGCACGAGAACAGGCCACACCACAGAAAGGTACCGGGGAACAGCCAGTCAGCTCTAGAATGTGCCAGAATTGTGCTGGAACCGATGATCTCAGCCCTCGCAGCAATCCCATGAAGCAGGGACAGTTGTcctccccattctacagatgggaaaactgaggttaCAGATGTAATTAACGGGCAGAGCTGTGGTGTGAATCTGGGGCCCCTGCTTTGAAATTTATCCCCACCCAGCTCTTGGCAGCGTCTACCCGTTGTGTGGCCTCTTAACTGACCCCAGGCCACTGCTGAATTTCACCTTCACAGACAACACCTGCTCTTCCCCAGGATGTGTGCCCCCTGGCCTGGGCTGAACTCTCTCTGAGGCCCGCCCAGGTCCACTACACAGCTCCCTTGTGGCCGAAGGATTCACCAGAGGGCCTAAGCCTCCTCCCTGCAAGGCCAGAAGTGTTTCCAACGTTTATGTTTAACTTGTAGGAATAAGGGTGCTAGGCAGAGAGATGTGGGCATTTGGGGCCCCCATGGGAAGGCTTGGACCTCATTGTTGACAGGTGTCAGAGCTCTGGGAGGGGCGGTGGTGTCCAGTCGAGCAGCCCCTCACCACTTGTGGCTATTGACTACTTGGAATGTGACTGATCCAAATCATGCACCACGGCTATAAAATACACACCAGCTTTCAAAGACTTCGTATGAAAACAAGAAGGTAGAATTTCAAATTAATCATCTTTATATCAATTACTCATTAAAATCTTAATATTTGTGATATACTGGGTGGAATAGAATATGttattgaaattaatattacCCGTTCCTGTTTAGTTTTGAGTGTGGCTTGTAGAAAACTTCAGCTCACATACGCGGCTCGCGTCCTATTTCTGTTGGACGGAGCTGGTCTCTATCTTCGGGGAGACCTCTGATGGTCTACCGAGCCTAAGTTGGAATCTGTGGCCACTTATTTGCCCGGATGTCGCTGCCCCCGTAATTCCTCCAGAGGGAGGGGAGTTGAAGGTCACCCCACTTggcaggctggggcagagggtcCATTCAGAATTCTTTCTGGAAATCCTCAGCCAGTGCGACGGGGGCAGGCATTTTTCCCAAGAGCCCAAAGGACAGGAAAGGCCAGCCCTCCTCTGTCAAGGACCAGGGCAGTGAATGTTCTGGAGCCAAATGATCTAACCAGAAGTCGACTGTGAGTCACACATGCAAACCACAAATGCCAAagtcacatatgtaattttaaaagttttggtaGCCACATTAGAAATAGGGGAAAGAAACATGTGAATcagaatttaataatatattctcaCCCAATATacctgaaatattattttaacatgtaCCAGCATAAAAACTATGAATGAtgtgttttatgttcttttttttttttttttccatacgaAGTCTTCACCCCCCGGGATGTATTTTGCACTCACAGCACCCTAGCAGGAGACGAGTGGCTGCCAAATTGAGAGAGTCTAAGAGTCTACCCCTTAGCAGACCCTCCTGCATCAGGGCGAAGGGAACCCACCAAAATGTCCGCTGCTCAATGAAGTGCTAAGTCAGACACCTTCAGCCACGAAGACAGGCTTGCAGAGTTCTGatggcaaagggaaagagcaCTGTGCAGATATTTAAACAGAGAAAACAGTGGCTGAAAATACACATCATAAATACCAGTCATCATTAGGTGGTGAGGTTGTGGCCTTTTCTCTCGTTCCttatacttttctatttcttacagAGTTCtaataataatttagaaattatgatttaaaatgtttaagcaggggcgcctgggtggctcagtgggttaagcctttgccttcggctcagggtcctgagattaagcctggcatccggctctctgctcagcagggagcctgcttcccttcctctctctctctctgactgcctctcagcctacttgtgatctctctctctctgtcaaataagtaaataaaatctttaaaaaaaaaaaaaaaaagatttcctaaaacaaacaaacaaacaaataaataaataaaacgttcaAGCAATTAGAACGGTCAGCCCTGAACCGTTTCTTGAACGACTATACATACGTCTGGCCCCAAGTACTCCAAGAAGGGGTAACACCTCCAGGGACGTTGGGAGGGGGGTTCATATCTTAtcggggggagggagaggatttTCCTATGAGATATTTGTCCTGGGTGAACTGGGAGCATCACAGAGACAGACCAGCAAGGGCCGTGGGAGGACTCTGGTGCTACATCAGCAACAGAGACAAGTGTCCCTGTCCCTTACTCCTGCCCCTGCCTGGCCAGCACGCGCCTGCATCTCGCTGGCCCAGAGTTACAGGAGGCGCCCTGGtcagggcagagaggcagccgggggtggggggaagcgcTCAGACTCGAAAAACAGGTGATCGCACATTCTTTCCGCGTGCACACACTATGAATCAAATCGTTTCTAACGTGCCTACAGCTGTTCAGTAGGATACACTGGGCTGCCCCAGGTACTCATTTAAAGTCCAGCCCTGCTctactcacatacacacacacacacgcatacacacacacacacacacacacgcacgcacacacactcactcacacacacacacgcacagagcaCCAGAACAGCCAGATGTCTAACTAAGGATATTCACAATATCTCCCTTTCCCGTCTCAGCAGCTGCTTTTCTACAATCCTCGGTGGCATTTCACTTGGGAGAGACGTGGGAGGCATACTTCACACACGTGTGAGGGTCCGGCGTTCACGGTTACGTCTGTCGTTTGTCCCCTGTTCTCGAGATCTCTCTGGAGTGTGGCTGGGGTTGGTGAGACGACATTCCTGCTCCAGAGACTCAATCAGGGCTGAACCCATTTGCCTCAAATTCGTGCTTGCCTAGCGCTGGGGGTTAGCATGTGATGTCCAaggggtacagggtttctttggggggagggggatgacaAGGTTCTAAAGTTGATAGTAGGGATGTTTGCTCAACTCTGAGAAGCCATGGAATTGTACAGTTTAAATGAATGAActatatggtatgtgaattacatctcaataaggctgtttggttttgttttaaggtaATAAGCTCAGACGTGAAATTCACTCCATCCCGAGGATAACAGTGGAGCTTTCTGTCACCTTGGGCACTGCTTTCCCTGTATAAAGAATGGGAAAGGCTCTTTGCTCCTTGCTTATGTAAAGACTCGTGTGTGAACAGaactctcctctgcctctcctcgtGTCTTCCGAAGAAGGCCTCATAGTTCTGCAAAGGCTGACCCCTTTTCACTGACCTTTCTGCTCCTCCCACGCTTCTGGCCGTGTCCGGGATGACCTCGTCTGGGGCATCTGGAGCTTCCTTCTCGGGAATGGAAGTTAAGGTGGATAGGCCAGGCCTGGGGCTGCTTCTGGGACAATACATAGACATAGATGGTAAGAAGGGGATTTCTCTCCACATGTGACTAAAACAGTCCATCTCCCAATTCAAGCTTTAAGGTGCCACTACCCcaaaatgcatagaaaaaaaaaaatcaccttccaGCAGTCAATGGCTTTGGGATGCTCTTGGATCATCGGGGCCTCTCCGTGTAAATAAATCCAGATTCAAAAGCAAAGGGGTCCAGAAAAACCTGTGATTGACTCTGACCTACACCCCTAGAGCGTGGCCAGCTAGTACACACTTCACTCTTTTCAGACAGTTTGAGTGAGATGAACTCAAGAAGGCAGAGCAAACAGGGCTCTGTTTGGGACCAACACACAGCTTCCCACTTCCGCCCAATTCTCTCACCTTTTTCAGAATCTTAGCACATCCAGAAGTTGCAAGCAGGTAAATTTAAACCATTAAGCATAGAAAACCTATCTTTTTAAAGCACCACCCATCTATTTGATTGACTCTTAAAAACTGGGATTCACTTTTGACACTGGCCCCACATCCCCCTGGAAGTTTGTTATTTTCTGTACCTTTCGGCCTGGAGCACTCCCGGAGCCAGGGTTTGGGGTCTCGGGTCCCGATCCTTGTCAGGTTCCGGCGGTGAAGAGACGTGCACCTTCCCGCCCCCAACAGGAGTTGGGGGCTGGGGCCCGGGCTGCTCCTTAGCCGGCAGGTGCCCGGCCGGGCTGGCCCCCGGCAGAGTGGCGGCATCCTCCGAGCCTGGGGCCCCAACAGAGCAGCCTGCGTCCCCGTGAGCAGCACCAGAGAACATCCTTGTTGTACCTGTCTCGGGCAGGTCCCCAGCCACACGTGTCGCGGTCTCAGCTGTGCTCGAAGTGACGTCACCGTCTGCTTCCCCAGCAGCTCCTGCCCCCAAGCCAGGCTCCAGGGGCGTGGCTGTTACTTCTACAGCCTCTGGCTCAGGAGCACCCGGCTCACCCAGGGCACCACCTCCACACCTCTGCTCACTCCCAGGGGCGGCAGGGGTCCCGGATGCACAGACGGCCTCGGCCACAGTTGAAACCCCACTGTGGGGAGAAGATGCTCCCAGGACAGAGGTGAACAATGGCACGTCACTCGGACCCCTTGTGTGAGCACAGCCCCAGGCACCATCCTCCCCGGGTTGACCGTCCTGGGAGTATATTCCAGGAGGAATTCTGCCTTCTGGAACTGAGGCCCCTTCTTGGTGGCTCTGGGGCTCCCCCTGGAAGTCCGCAGCTTTTCCCCCAGGAGTCTCCAGAACGGCGGTGGGCAGGGAAGCACCTGAGGCTCGTTCTCGCGGGACCCCAGCCTGCTGGGAGGGGGCCTGGCCTGCACGCCCCGGCCCGGCCTCCCCAGCCCCATCTGGCTTCTCACCGTCCTGCACCATCGGTGGGACAATGGTCATTTCCTTTCCCACACCGGCACCTGGCAGGCTCGGCTCAGAGGCTGGCGCTGCCGAGCCCGGCAGCCTTTCCGGAGCAGGATCCTGGGGGACCAGAGAGGGGAGCTGAGCCTCTGTAGGCAActcttgcttcttttcctttgtgtCCACCCCGAGTCCAGAAGGAACGGCAAGGAGAGGGGCGATGGCCGCTCCTTGAGCCCCACCGGGAGTCTTCTCTGGGCATGGCCCGGTGAGGTCCTCGCCCTTCAGGCTCCCCTCGGCTCCTGCCTTTTCTCCCGCTGTGCTCTGGGGCCGATCGGTGGTCAGGACTCTGAGCACAGACTTCTCAAAGATCTTGGTGATGTGCTCCCTGAAGTCAGGGAACCCCGTGATCATGCCGATCTGCTTGGAGCTTGCTTCCACACCGCCTGACGCACCTCTCCGTGGATCTTCGGGAGGGTCTACCATCCCCTCTCCACTGCCCTCCGGCTCCCTTGCTGCCCCACCTGCCAACCTCTCCTTGCTGATGGGGTGCACTGGCATCCCGCCAGGCCGGGTGTCTGCACCCGGAGctcttgcctcctcctcctcccctgtcaTCTGCTTACTCTCCATCAGAAGGGGCGCCCTGTCCAGGTAGGGGATGGAGCCCGCGGGTCCCTCAACATTTCCAGCTTTGGGGCTTCCACTGCCCGCTTGCACCACAGAGACCTCCACACTGGCTGCTCCTGGTTGTGAGGGAGAGGTGAGCAAGCCGGCAGAAAGCTTCATGGAGGTGGCTTGTCTCGAGGCCAGAAGGGGCTCTTCAATGGGACGAGGGCCTGCGCCTTTCCCAGCAGCACCATCGATGTGCAGGTAAGGAGTGTCTGGAGCGGCCTCTTCTGGTGGCCCAGGTGGCAAGGGTCTCTTTGGGTCGGGGACAGCCTGGGCTGCAGAAATATCCACCTTGCTCCCGGGCATCCCCCCCACTTCTTCGGCTGGCAGCCAGGCATCCTGGCAGCTGGCTGAGAGCTGCACTGCTCGGCTTGGCTCACTCGGGGCAAAAGTAGAATCTTCCTTCCCAGGGGAGGCGCGCTGCTCAGTGTGGAGGGAGCCGCCACTCAGAGCAACTTCTGTGGGCCCCTCCAGAGCCCGCTGCACCCCCAGCTCCCCTCGCTCAGCATTCCCACCAGTCTCGGCAGCCCCACAGTCCGCACCTTGATCCTTGGCCACTGGGAAACTTCCCAGGAGCTTCGGGGCCTCGGCATCCGAGGCGGTGGGGAGCTCCATTTCCTTCTGCAGGGCCGGCACAGGTTGCTGCCCGCCTCCCTGCGTTTCCCCACACGCCTCTGTGTCTGGGGCATCCTGGCTGGGTGTGACTCTAAGGCTGGCGGGCGCCGGGGCTGGCGGGCCCTGAGCTGCATCCAGGAGGGCGACTGAGTCAGGCCCACAAGGTGGGGTCACCTCTGTGTTCCCACTTGCCTTCTCTGTCTTACCCAACCCCTGGAGCGGGGGCTGAGCGTCAGTGGCTTGAGAAAGTTCTGCATCCCTGAGACATGCTTCTTCATGCCGGCCGCCGGCTTGCGACACACCTGCCCATTCCTGCTGGGGCTTGTTGGGCCCCTGCTGTGCACAGCGACTCTCCTCTCCGCTCAGGTGACCTTCGAGAGGAGAGTCCTTGGAGGCATCTGCAGCAGGTGGCGAGACTCCGGAAGGCAGGCCGCCACGGCACGCTCCCTCCCGCTCATCCTGCCCTGGCTCTGACGACGCCGGTCCTACTGTTGCTGACAGCTCTGGTGCTTCTGTCGCTGCACTCCCCGGAACCACACCCCTGGGAGCCAAACCTGGAGCAGCAGCCAGACCGCCTTCGGGGAGCTCCCCTTGAAGGTCCAGTCCGGAAACTTGTTCCTCTCTGCCATGGATGGACAAGCACACGTCCTCCAGAGGTCCCACAGGGAGGAGGGTTGGAGAAGCATCTGTGTCCAGGTTCTTAAAGCCTCGACTGCCTGCATAAGTCTCTTGCTCATTTTCACACTGCTGGGGCTTCTCCCTGAGCATGTCAGACACGGATGCTTCTGGTTCTGATTGCAATGGCTGGAGAAGGTTCTCAGAAGATACTCGGGGCCCCTCAGAAGCAGCTACTTGTGGCCAGCTGTCACAGGACGGGTTTCCCTGCTGATCTCGCTCCTGGCTGAGCACTGAAAGCCCACCATCCACTGCCAGATTCTCCCCCTCGAGGGGATGTGGCCCATCAGCATGGACTTCCTGACCAGCTGCCTCACGTCCCAGCCCACAAGGTTGGCCTGAGGGTGTCAGCAAGCCCTCCCCGGCACAGCTGCTGGGCCTCCATGCCGACGGGCAGCTCCTCATCTTTGTGTCAGATGGGCTCTCCGCCTCCTGGGCTTTGGGGATGACCTCTGCCGCAGAAGTTAACAGGAAGTCTGATTTCTCCGATTCTAAAGCAGGAAGAGCGTCCATTCTTTCCAATCCCCCCACATCCCGAAGGGGGTCGGGACACTGGGTCTGCAATCCCAGCACCTCCCAGACAGCTTCTTTGGGAAGAATGTGTTCACCAGTTCCATCCGGCCCGGGGGGCAGGGCGAGCTCCTTCTCTGGTCGCTTGGGCAGTGAGCCAGAGGCCTGGACCACATGGGCTTCCCCCATCATCCCACAGGTCACCGAGCTCCTCACTGCATCTGCGGGTGGAGAGCCAGACCTATTGGTGTGCCCGGGACCCTCCCTCCTGGGTGGCTGTGCTGAATCGGTGCTGGGATGCACGTTGCTCTCCACATCAGGGCTTAGCTTCGAAACCTCGTCTTTTTCTACCTCTGGGCTGGGCTTGCAGCCTAAGGCCCCGGGTTGCTCCTCCCATGGCTTCTCAGGATCTCTACCATCAAGTGGCTCTGGGACTTCTTCCTGTCCCCTAGAGTTGGCCCTGGGTAGTCTGCTCTCCTCCTCAGCTATAGCTGGGCTTTCAGGGGCCATGGCTTCATCCTTTGGCCCTAGTGTGCTTCTCGCCTTTTCATCTGATACACTGGTTGGGCCGGGGGGCAGTACTCCTTGTTGGACTTTCTGGTCCCTCACTGAGACCTCTCCACTGTCCTCCTGGGGCAAAGGggcagtgccttctccacagttCCCTCCTAGACCCTCTCCCTCACTTCTGAGATCAGATTTGAGCTTCTCCCGTCCTGCCAACCCTGCATCTGCTAACTTTTTGGCCAGATTCGTAAGAACTGGCATCTCTGCCCCGGAAACCATCTCCTCGGTCAACCAGCTGGATTCTTCTGCAGCGGCAGAGGCCTGAGCAGTTGGTGATGCAGCGGAGCCCGAAGCTGGATGCTTGTCCTCCGTTGGTGCAGGTggggcaggctctgtgctcgtgAGCAAAGCCCCTCGGGGCTGGCTGtctgctgctgcagggttggctGCACCGGGCTCACTTCCTGGGCCCCCTGCCTGCAAGTGACCCCGAGCATCGCAGGCCTCCCCGTTCTCCTTCCCAGAGCCCCTGGCTCCAGGCACCGGAGTGCAGCTCTGTGAATCCCAGGGCGGCTCGACGTGTGCCAGAAGTGCTCCCATTTGCTGCTGGCAGTTTTCCCGGGAACTTGTGTCATCTTCCTGGGCAGCCCCTGCAGGGCTCCTCATGGGATGGCAGGCCCCGGGCAATCCTGAGCCATCAGCAGAAGCCCGAGGTGGCACCTCCCCTTGGCATTTGTCCCTGTCCAAGGCTCTGGGGGCTGGCTCTGGTAGAGTCAGGGTCTCGGGCTTTGTGGGAGACTCCTCTGGACCAGGTGAGCCTGCCTTGCCTGGCTGAGTGGCAGCAGGGGCTTCCAGGGCCTGTGGCACAGAGGCCGGCCCCTGCCTGGCCTCTGCTAGGGGCTGGCCACCTGCAGCCTCATTCCCTTGGGACTTGAAATCACCAGGGTGGCCATCTTCTCCAGGTTGTCCTTTCATCAGCTCTTGATGAGGTGCTGGTGAAACCCCCACGGACCGGTCAGTGCAGCTAGAGGAAGACCATGTGTGCCCAGCACTGGGGACAACAGCACCCACGCTGCACTGAGTAGAACTGCCCCCCTCAGGGACAGATGCTGTTGGGGCCTCCCCACAGGCATCTGGGGACAGTTCCGGCCTGGGGTGTTGAACGAGCGGCCAGTCTTTAGGTTCTGCTACTGGGCTCGCCAAGCAAGAGTCCGGAGAGCCCTCAGCAAAGGGCATGGAGGCAGAAGGGCACTCCTGCTCCCAGGGCACTCGTGAGCAGGCCGGCGGAGAACCTTCCAGGCCCCTGGCCTCCTGGGGGCTTTTGCTTGGCTCAGTCACCTCCCGGGACACGATGCATGGGTCCAGGCTGGCAGTACCCTCAGAAGCAGAGCAGGAGCCTCGGTGC encodes the following:
- the TACC2 gene encoding transforming acidic coiled-coil-containing protein 2 isoform X9, with the translated sequence MGNETSTSGSQQENSNLPDVVLWPPKPQPVQKTSPAQSPGSVQPPGRGQNVKGDPENSGSAGHGDLHSTGHRGSCSASEGTASLDPCIVSREVTEPSKSPQEARGLEGSPPACSRVPWEQECPSASMPFAEGSPDSCLASPVAEPKDWPLVQHPRPELSPDACGEAPTASVPEGGSSTQCSVGAVVPSAGHTWSSSSCTDRSVGVSPAPHQELMKGQPGEDGHPGDFKSQGNEAAGGQPLAEARQGPASVPQALEAPAATQPGKAGSPGPEESPTKPETLTLPEPAPRALDRDKCQGEVPPRASADGSGLPGACHPMRSPAGAAQEDDTSSRENCQQQMGALLAHVEPPWDSQSCTPVPGARGSGKENGEACDARGHLQAGGPGSEPGAANPAAADSQPRGALLTSTEPAPPAPTEDKHPASGSAASPTAQASAAAEESSWLTEEMVSGAEMPVLTNLAKKLADAGLAGREKLKSDLRSEGEGLGGNCGEGTAPLPQEDSGEVSVRDQKVQQGVLPPGPTSVSDEKARSTLGPKDEAMAPESPAIAEEESRLPRANSRGQEEVPEPLDGRDPEKPWEEQPGALGCKPSPEVEKDEVSKLSPDVESNVHPSTDSAQPPRREGPGHTNRSGSPPADAVRSSVTCGMMGEAHVVQASGSLPKRPEKELALPPGPDGTGEHILPKEAVWEVLGLQTQCPDPLRDVGGLERMDALPALESEKSDFLLTSAAEVIPKAQEAESPSDTKMRSCPSAWRPSSCAGEGLLTPSGQPCGLGREAAGQEVHADGPHPLEGENLAVDGGLSVLSQERDQQGNPSCDSWPQVAASEGPRVSSENLLQPLQSEPEASVSDMLREKPQQCENEQETYAGSRGFKNLDTDASPTLLPVGPLEDVCLSIHGREEQVSGLDLQGELPEGGLAAAPGLAPRGVVPGSAATEAPELSATVGPASSEPGQDEREGACRGGLPSGVSPPAADASKDSPLEGHLSGEESRCAQQGPNKPQQEWAGVSQAGGRHEEACLRDAELSQATDAQPPLQGLGKTEKASGNTEVTPPCGPDSVALLDAAQGPPAPAPASLRVTPSQDAPDTEACGETQGGGQQPVPALQKEMELPTASDAEAPKLLGSFPVAKDQGADCGAAETGGNAERGELGVQRALEGPTEVALSGGSLHTEQRASPGKEDSTFAPSEPSRAVQLSASCQDAWLPAEEVGGMPGSKVDISAAQAVPDPKRPLPPGPPEEAAPDTPYLHIDGAAGKGAGPRPIEEPLLASRQATSMKLSAGLLTSPSQPGAASVEVSVVQAGSGSPKAGNVEGPAGSIPYLDRAPLLMESKQMTGEEEEARAPGADTRPGGMPVHPISKERLAGGAAREPEGSGEGMVDPPEDPRRGASGGVEASSKQIGMITGFPDFREHITKIFEKSVLRVLTTDRPQSTAGEKAGAEGSLKGEDLTGPCPEKTPGGAQGAAIAPLLAVPSGLGVDTKEKKQELPTEAQLPSLVPQDPAPERLPGSAAPASEPSLPGAGVGKEMTIVPPMVQDGEKPDGAGEAGPGRAGQAPSQQAGVPRERASGASLPTAVLETPGGKAADFQGEPQSHQEGASVPEGRIPPGIYSQDGQPGEDGAWGCAHTRGPSDVPLFTSVLGASSPHSGVSTVAEAVCASGTPAAPGSEQRCGGGALGEPGAPEPEAVEVTATPLEPGLGAGAAGEADGDVTSSTAETATRVAGDLPETGTTRMFSGAAHGDAGCSVGAPGSEDAATLPGASPAGHLPAKEQPGPQPPTPVGGGKVHVSSPPEPDKDRDPRPQTLAPGVLQAERSSPRPGLSTLTSIPEKEAPDAPDEVIPDTARSVGGAERSHVADDVIQPAALEDLENPLLAASSHHRDALSRVSRDVTAQRSSDSEEAFETPESTTPVKAPPAPPPPPPEVTPEPEVSAQPPLEEPGCGSEPASVPDGPRSSSVEGSPFRPPSHSFSAVFDEDKPIASSGTYNLDFDSIELVDDFQTLEPRCSDSKSQECKVNTRRKSTDSVPVSKSTLSRSLSLQASDFDGASCSGNPEAVALAPDAYSTGSSSASSTLKRTKKPRPPSLKKKQTTKKPTETPPVKETQQEPVEENTVPSEENQALETKPELAKTEGSVPALLEETPLEPTAVPKAACPLDPEGAEGAVPPSSGSGRVQNSPPVGRKTLPLATAPEAVEVTPSDSGGQEDSPVKGLSVRLEFDYSEDKGSWDSQQENPPPTKKLGKKPVAKMPLRRPKMKKTPEKLDNTPASPTRSPDEPNDIPIAKGTYTFDIDKWDDPNFNPFSSTSKMQESPTLPQQSYNFDPDACDESIDPFKTSSKTPSSPSKSPASFEIPASAIEANGADGDGLNKPAKKKKTPLKTDTFRVKRSPKRSPLSDPPSQDSTPAATPETPVISAVVHATDEEKLAVTNQKWTCVTVDLEADKQDYPQPSDLSTFVNDTKFSSPTEELDYRNSYEIEYMEKIGSSLPQDDDAPKKQALYLMFDTSQESPVKSPPVRTSESPTPCSGSSFEETEALVNAGAKIQHPVPRGLAPNQEPHLQVPEKSSQKELEAMTLGTASDAIEITAPEGSFASADALLSRLAHPASLCGALDYLEPDLAEKNPPVFAQKLQEELEFAVMRIEALKLARQIALASRSRQDTKREAAHPTDVSISKTALYSRIGTSEVEKPAGLLFQQPDLDSALRIARAEIITKEREVSEWKDKYEESRREVMEMRKIVAEYEKTIAQMIEDEQREKSVSHQTVQQLVLEKEQALSDLNSVEKSLADLFRRYEKMKEVLEGFRKNEEVLKKCAQEYLSRVKKEEQRYQALKVHAEEKLDRANAEIAQVRGKAQQEQAAYQASLRKEQLRVDALERTLEQKNKEIEELTKICDELIAKMGKS